In the genome of Arachis stenosperma cultivar V10309 chromosome 2, arast.V10309.gnm1.PFL2, whole genome shotgun sequence, the window aggaAGCATAAGCTGAAAACAAAAAACAGGGGATAAGAGAAATTGGAGCATTTGCATCCCGTTCCCATGCGATCTTCTAATTTACAAAGGTTGTGCTCTCCTCGTAAATCCATTGACTCTGGATTttgttggtttttttttttggagttGTCACTCACCAGTCTCATATATAGAGGTGAGGGAGCACAAAAAACcttcaaacataaaaaatatactaatagaACACCACATCAACATATATCCAACTTTAATTCTTCAATGAGCTGCTTGAAATTAAAGCATTTACACTGTATGTTTGTTTTGATCCATTTCAGTCGAATCATATTAcaatataatacacaatttcAAAGGAGTGGAgtgtttttagttatattctaGGACCTCATCTTagtataatattaataatacatCATGTTTCCAAAGAGTggaatagatttttttaatagtcGCATGCAGGATGGATGCAAGAAATATGTTGTATCTTAGCTTTGTTGGCAGATGAGATGTATGTTTACTCATCAATTGCGTTTCACATATGAACATGATAAGAAAGGTTCATTCCCGTGGTTGATAGTTTTTAAATGAATTGTGGCGATATTGTTGGGTTCCAACGTGGACAAATTCATTCGTCTAATATGATCATTTATTATACACTAAACTTTGATACATTAGCATTTGAGTTTTTCATATTCTATGAATTGAACCCCATAAATACATACGTCCATAATTAATCAAATAATCAAACAAGGGTGCTTGTGCTTCCTTTGATGTATTCAGTAAAAGCAAGAGCAACCAAGCCTAACATGGCAAATCTACCATTCCATAGCTCTGCATCAGAGGACATGAACGCTTTTGATTTAGACTCCACACTAACCCCTCTCAAGAGTGGAACCAGAGAAGCAAGTGACAAGATCACACTTGTCCCCAGGAACCATGTGATCCCGCCATTGGATATCTGTACAAACACACCCTCCCCTTTGGTCACCTCCATTGCTAATGCTACCACAAATCCTATCATGGCAAGTCTTCCATTGATTCTCTCTGGTGCTGCCCCACTGAAAGCCATAATATCTATCAACTTGCTGCTCACCTGCAGTTATTACTCGTGTTAACGGGGTGTCAGATtgataatcaaattaaaaaattgcaAACATATTCTTGTGTTAATGATGTTTATTTCATTATTTGTATGCTCACAACttgatatttaaatatattctCTACTCACCTTTTGTGAAGGTGCTGGTGGTGTAACTGGATTTGGTGCCTGCTCTTCCTGCGATCAAAGACCAATGATATATATGGTCACCAAATGCATATGTTTTCTCTTAAACCCTTTGATGAAATACACAAAACACAACAACTACAGGATCACATCATGTGATATAATACCAATTAATAGTAAAATTTGCGAATTAATACCTCGGCCATGGACCGAACTACGAGGCTAGCTTTCCTCCTCAGGCTTGGAATGCCAAACTGGTTCACCCTGAACCTGTTAGAAATGTTGGTCACAGGACAGGCCAGAATAGAAGACTGCATAGCATATGATGAAGCAGCAGCCATTGATGAATTTTGTTAGTAATGTGTGCTGGAACTGTTCCTGATGAATGTACTATTATTATGAGTATCTGGTTACAATGGCAATTAATACAATAGATAGAGCTACTTATATGATTGCTATTCTTGGCACCTAAGCTAACCACAAAGAATACCTAAGGAAGGCTTGAAGAGATTTTTTCCTACAAAGAGACTTAACTTTGAATTATAGGCAGAAGCAATAATGAAGCGtgggtattttttttttccgcGTGAAGCATACTTTAGGGCTTAGGCTCCAAAGGTAACTTGGGTCGCGTGAGTTAACTTGTCCAGGCATACATGAGAAAAGCCAGAGATGTGCGTGCATGTGGCTTACATATGGACCAGAACGTGGCCTCGATGAACTTGGGATTGGAACTGTGGCACTCTTGGAAGTTGGAACCCTGCAAGGCTTCAAAATATACTATTATATTCTTCTACAGATTCTAGACAACTATTTTAGTATTACTCAATTAGCAATTATCATAATTATTGAATGATGCTGGAACATAATAAATTTGTGCTCTAAGAATATTCACAAGacttataaatattattttcataataattaaagaaaaaaaggcAGTGAGGGACTCGAGCATAATTAGTAGCAACAACTGAACAAAGAATATTTCAGCCATTGATCGCTTACAGTGTCTTGAGCTTTCAAAGGTTCCTCCAAATTCTTCTTCTGGCCTTCATAGATTGACCACAATTCTCTGTAAGGCTTGTATTTCTGACTTTCTGTTACTCTTTAACATTTTACTTTATTGCTCCTCTTtagtttgtttatttgttttaagGTTCCTCTATGTCACTGTTATCTGCATTAGCAAGCAAATTCACGACACTATAGTGAAGGGGAACTACCTTCAGCTTTGACTTCTTTGTCCAGGCAGTAGAATTTGGACCTTTCATATAACAGGTTGACTTCACTGAATTCTCTCAAACTTGTCTCCATGCATAGACTTCAAAACTTAAATTTGTAGATACCTAACTATGATTTGTAAAGTCCAATGTATAGATTTGGTAATTGCATCTTTTTTGTGAAACAAAACGCAATGTTATGTAGAATTTCAATTGATAAGGTGATTTGATCTTCAGAGGAAACTGCCAGACTGGTAGAATAGGGTAGCATTTAGAGGTAGACGAGACTCAGAcgaaaaaattagataaaatatgATTTAGATTTTAATGTCTTGACTATGGACATAGTTTAAGAGAGGGCACTATGGTGCCATTTAATTCATGTAGCCAGTGCTATCTGTTAGGGAAAGGTTTATGTTGTTGTTGTGCTGTAAGTTGTAACTCATTCTTCAACGAGATtcatttgaaaaagaaaatcttTGATTTTCATCTAACACGTCGGTGTGCATACTTTTTGTTTAGTACAACAAACTGCACATCATTTCTCAAACTCCTTCATGGATGTATTGtaacatgaaaataaatgatATAGGTGGAAGCAATGATGAATATAGAAGTTCCTCCCGCAATGGATCTAAATTTATTGTTTGATATGTAATGTGCTGCAGACACTTATAATGCATCATCAAGCTTATTTAATAGCCCTTCTTCGCCCATTAGATGTATTGCATCTCAGAAATCAGGCAAACGCTGGAAGTGCCAGCATTGTTTATGGCAGAAAGCCTTGCCCGGATAGTTGCAGGAGTGGAAAGATGCGGGTGATACTGTCCCTAAGGCAAAAGATTCTCAGAACTTGTGACTGGAAGATCTGGAACATCCTGCTTCTGAAAGTTATAGAGAAACTATATCAGACAATTAAAGTCTGAATGACGATGGGAAAAGAATATCCTATGAAGATGCAGAAAATGACGATTTAAAGATTATGAAAATGCTGAATTATGCACTGAGAGTCAGTTTAGACGACAATTTTCTGAGAATGAAGATGCAAAAGATGCATGCTCGTTCTATTTGGCGAATGGACCGAATGAATTGGATGAAGCATCATCTTTAGAAGTTTCAATGTATGCTTCTAATTCAAAGAGGAATTCAGATCATGATCCTGATAATCCTAAATCGTGCAAGTCAAGAAAACCAATGGATAACAGCTTGTTATTGTCTTGCAAGTACAGTAAGGTCTCCTTTTGTGGCATTGAATACCGTCTACCAGATGGCTTTTATGATGCAGGACATGATCTGCTATTATAGCACCTTGAAAACTATGAGAGAAATGGGTGTCTTCTCACGTGTGAAGTCATCTTGTTAGGCAGGCttgttgttattattactaTTGGTAGTAATAATATTAGTTGTGGAAGTACTGAACTACTGATGGTAGTTGTGTGTTAGTGGCCATTTACAGTAATTgaattgtttttctctttcagcTTTCTTACAGGGATGAGGAGTCGGATGCTATTATACTCTCGCTAGAACAGCGATCTTACATCTGAAGCCCTTAAATAACTTGAACATTCTTGAAAATCAAGCTGTTATTGACAACTCGAAGATTGCTTCGCTGCTTGCACTTTTCATGTCAGATCATTTTGGAACAGCAATAGAAGTGCTATTGTAGAAAGGACACGGAAGTCTGTGTCTGCTTCAAAGTACAAGAAGCCTATGTATGTGCTCAACTGGGAGCAGCACTGATATAAGTGTATCTGCTAGATAAGTTGTTGATACCATAGAGAATATTACTCTCTCCAACATctcatagttccaattagagcTGAGCAGTTCGGTGGTGCAGACATAAAACCTGCTTTTCAAGGTATCATTGTTGTGTTTATTCCAAATTTTTGTACGTAAACCTTTCTGCTGGAACTCTTCCATTACCTATCATATGATCTGATACAATTCTATTGTTTTGAAGTATTTATGCGATCACATTGAGGCCCCTATATCTTATGAGATTTTAAGAGATTACATGGATTTTTTAGCACGTGCATGGAATATCATCCTCATTAAGAGGGGGTGATATATGCATCAGGATGCTTGCTGATGCTTGTAGTTGTAGACCACATGATATAAGAGAAGAGAATGATCCTGAGTGCTTTTGCAGGTCTGTATCATCAAAGGCATATTTAGTTTAAAATGATGTCTTTGCTTATTATGTCATTCTTCCTAATCTACTTGTTTCAGGTGTATACCTCTTTGTCGAATCAAAATCCCTCTTTCAACTGGAGGAAATCTTGATCTTGGTTGTTCCTTTCCATCTTTCTCTGCTTGTGACAAATTCAACTACTTTAGTTAGGTGCTAGTTGGGATCAGTTGAGCTGCGGCTAAGGTATGTTACTGAAGGCCTGCTGGAcgttgaatcttgtgccaagagtgtgatttatttttaatcactCTAGTTGATTAGTGGGTGGTTTTGGGAGGTGGATTATTTGCTTATTCAGTCGCTAATTCATTTATTTCCTGTTTCAGATATAGGTGTTCTTTTCCCACTAGTTATTTAAATTGTGTTAGTGTAGTTTCATATACATGTTTTTGCATGATACTGAAGGTGCGTACTTTGGAAGTTCAGGATAGTTCAGCCTACGGGATAAAAAATTCGGTAACATTAACTTTTTGGGAGAAGCAAGAGTTCTAGGTACTCTGGACCACCCTTGCATAGTAGAAATTGATGGACACCAAATTCTTGCCCATTGGAAACTCTCTGCGGATGGTGATGTCAAGCGTAGtgtttttttatgaatttggatGGAGGGTCCTTAAAAGTAAGATTTCTTATAGCAATTGCTATTAATACTGACATATTGTTTGTTGTTTAACTAAATTTTTGCacttttttaactatttttttttttaaatcccCCTAAAAGAACTATCTCAAGAAGCTATCAGAAGCGGGTGAAATATTGGATTTGGCTTTATATAAAGACGTTATTTGTGCTCTGTCCGAGCTGCACTCAAGGCAtatatttttgctttttggttttgAAATGTGCATAGTTGTATGACTGTTGATGTAACATAAAAAACAATTTTGCATTTTGTGACCGCACAGCACTGACTCGTGTTGTCACATAGAAGCTAACATTTGGTCATTTGGATGTTTACTCCTTGAGATGCTGACTCTGCAAAATTCCATATTATACACAAGATATTCTACAAGATGCAACCACTTAACCGTGTTAACTAGGCTATATCTTGGGTTGGGTGTCCCTTGTTCTTTCAAAATTCATTCCTCAATTGGGTGGTATCATTAGAATCATGATATATgcattctttttcattttcattgTAAGTATTAGGCCTTAATGTTAGGCCTTAACAGTCTTTGGGTAGATGATAGAAACACACACTTGCTACTTCCTAGTATTGCTTAAGAGAATCGTTGGAAAATCATACCTTAAAAGCCCTACATTCCTATTTCCTAATAAGCTAAGTCATCCAGTTTTTATTGCCAGGATTCAATAATGAGTGTGTATTTGAGTTAGCTAATTATAGAGATACCTGCAAAATGTCATTTTCCAGATCGCGAGGTCTTTGGCAAGTAACTTTAACAAGAGCAGTGATTTACTTTTCGTTCAACCTTTTTGTATAATGTTGCTTCTCAACAATTTTGCAAGCCTGGGGAATGAGAAGCAGGTAATAATAATGAATCTAACTATCAGCAAGAAGATTGATTACTTCAATATCCATAAACTTTCCTACCTCCATAGGTAAATAGTTTGCCTTATTTTGGTTTCCAACTTGTACACAATGAAGGTGACTGTATTTAATAGTGAAACCATACATCTCTGAAAAATATTCAACAACTGATTTCATAGTCGAGTTCTCATCAACATGGAGCCTATAAAGATATAACGTCCT includes:
- the LOC130962080 gene encoding early light-induced protein, chloroplastic-like; translated protein: MAAASSYAMQSSILACPVTNISNRFRVNQFGIPSLRRKASLVVRSMAEEEQAPNPVTPPAPSQKVSSKLIDIMAFSGAAPERINGRLAMIGFVVALAMEVTKGEGVFVQISNGGITWFLGTSVILSLASLVPLLRGVSVESKSKAFMSSDAELWNGRFAMLGLVALAFTEYIKGSTSTLV